CGGCGGGGTTGAGGTTCATGTTGAAAGAATTGCCCACCACCTCCACAGAAGGGGTTTCGAGGTTGTTGTTGTCACCTCCACAGCTTCTGGGAGAGAAAAGTTTCCGTTCAGAGTTGAGTACGTTCCGAGCATCCCGATTCCCTATTCTCCCATCACACCATTCCTCGGGAGGTTCTTGGAGAAAATAGATGGCGATATTTTTCACTCCCACACACCTCCCCCCTTCTTTTCCTGCTCACTCAGAAAATCGCCGCACGTCATAACCTACCACTGCGATATAGAGATTCCCGAGAAGTACGGGAGATTTCCGATTCCGAGAGCTTTATCGAAGCTAATAATCAGAAGAACCGACGATATGCTTTCCGAAGCCCTTGACCGGGCTGATGCGATTGTTGCGACGACAAAAAGCTACGCGGAGACTTCGAGGCTCTTGGCAGGCAGGGACTACCACGTCATCCCCAACGGCATAGAGCTAAGCGAGTTCGAAGGGGTTGAGGCGGAAAAGGAGCCCACGGTCCTCTTCCTCGGCAGGCTTGCGGCAACAAAGGGGGTTGACGTTTTGCTTAAAGCAATGAAGCACGTTGATGTTGAAGCGAGATGCGTGATTATAGGTGATGGAGAGGAGAGGAGCTCGCTT
The nucleotide sequence above comes from Archaeoglobus fulgidus DSM 4304. Encoded proteins:
- a CDS encoding glycosyltransferase family 4 protein, whose translation is MKVVLLSSYFPPHIGGVEVHVERIAHHLHRRGFEVVVVTSTASGREKFPFRVEYVPSIPIPYSPITPFLGRFLEKIDGDIFHSHTPPPFFSCSLRKSPHVITYHCDIEIPEKYGRFPIPRALSKLIIRRTDDMLSEALDRADAIVATTKSYAETSRLLAGRDYHVIPNGIELSEFEGVEAEKEPTVLFLGRLAATKGVDVLLKAMKHVDVEARCVIIGDGEERSSLERLARELEVNAEFTGFLPRKKVIEYLSRASLLVLPSLSRLEAFGIVLLEAMACGTPVAASDLPGVRDVASEAGFVFPPGDYMRLSEIINEVLSDERKVKAIGESGRRIVREKYSWDVVVKSLIRLYESLI